The following proteins are encoded in a genomic region of Montipora foliosa isolate CH-2021 chromosome 8, ASM3666993v2, whole genome shotgun sequence:
- the LOC137967545 gene encoding uncharacterized protein, giving the protein MRDINGALGLRMLNKIELVGPLVDLYIKYMANLFQSKLSRSENTGLMSLITVFIPWPIFRHLCVLVLGYDGDTLSEKSFVVSFYVQRYGINDFATDLSSQKIMS; this is encoded by the exons ATGAGAGACATTAATGGAGCGTTGGGGCTGCGAATGCTAAATAAAATTGAGCTTGTCGGCCCCCTTGTGGATTTGTACATCAAATATATGGCAAACTTGTTTCAAAGCAAGTTGTCAAGATCAGAGAACACAGGATTGATGTCCCTGATAACCGTATTTATACCCTGGCCGATATTTCGCCATTTGTGTGTTTTGGTGCTTGGTTATGACGGTGACACACTGAGCGAAAAATCATT CGTTGTATCTTTTTATGTGCAACGGTATGGCATCAACGACTTTGCCACTGACTTGTCTTCACAGAAGATAATGAGCTAA